The region aagttataaacaaatttcGATTACTAGTACCTTTTCGTATGTTCCGTTATTAGAAACACTTAAagtgttattaaataataaaactgttcaaaaatatgtaactactgatgtaaatattaataataatgcatatACTCATTTTGTTGACGGAGAcgtttacaaaaataataaatttttacaaagtaataaaGCAATTCaacttcaaatattttttgatgAATTTGAGATCTGCAATCCTTTAGGTAGTAAGACAGGAGTACATAAACTTGGAGCATtctattttgttattaataattttccttattattttaattcaagtttAGAAAATATTCATCTATTGGCGTTATGCTACAATCTTGATATTAAAGAATATGGATTAAATCCCGTATTACATAAAATCGTTAACGacataaaaattttggaaCAAGAAGGAATATTtattgaatctttaaataCCGCTATAAAAGGCACATTAGTATCGTTAGTATTTGACAACTTAGGTGGAAATACGTTACTTGGCATGAATGAATCGTTTAATGCTAACTACTATTGTAGGATTTGCACAATTAATAAGCAAGATGCTCAAAAAGCTTGTActgatgataataatttactaCGCACGTTTGATAGTTTTGTTCATCTTTCAAATCAACTTCATTATGCTAATAGTaacacaattaattttttaggtaTCAAAAATATGAGTCCTTTATTTGATTTAGCTTACTTTAAACCttgtgaaaatttaaatattgacgTAATGCACGATTTTTTAGAAGGAATTTGTcaaagagatttaaatttattttttagtttctgCAATAAACAAGAAATTATCAGTTTGACTGATTTGAACGATAAAGTACAAGCCTTCGATTATGGTTTACATAACGGTCCCAATTTGCctagtattattaatttgaataaaagtAATACAGTAGGACAACGTGCAGCGCAAACACTTTgcttaattattcatttaccAATAATTTTGCGACATGTAATTCCGAAACTTGGTCAAAATCTTAATAAATGGAAAGTAATCTTATTAGTAatagaaatgttaaaaatagtACTATCACCTAATATCACGAATAATATGTTAGACGACTTACAAAATCTTACAAAACAGCATCACGAACTTTTAATGAAAGAATATTCTGTATTTTTACTACCAAAAGATCATATAATTACCCATTATgtaatgattattaaaaaaatagggCCTCCAAAAACTTATTGGACAATGAGATATGAAAGCAAGCATGGGTATTTGAAAGATTTAgctactaaattaaaaaattttaaagatattgcATTTACCTTGTCAGTACGTCATCAAAAGTACATGATGCATGTTtggaataataaaactttttcatGTGATAGTACACCAgtattaaacaatttcaaaCAACAACAATTAACTTGCACTAATTACagtgaaattattataaataacttgCAAATAAACAAAACAACACCTATTTATGTGGGAAAAAGTGTAAAATTTCGaagtacaattttaatattaaataagtttATATGTTCTtccatttataataatttgcccaattttagtaaaattttatttctcttttctttaaattcaGAAATATATGCTATATATGAACGCTGGAATACTTTAAAAGTATCAGCTTCATGTTTAGCATATgttgtaaaaaatacatttgttttatttttaatgaaaattattgatacaCCTTACACTAAAAGTTGGGAACTTTACGAATCGACAGAAAAAGATTTAGTTATTGtaacagattattttttataacacgtTTATACACATTTTTGTATTAAGTATAATAAGTTTTGTATAACAAAATGGATGCGATAATATACTGGCgtatattaatgatattacataattataagtttataattaaaaaagtttttatataatatatgtacataaaataaaatatgttttatggataataatttatatttattatttttgtaccaAGTGCTCCagaatttcttataaaaattataacatttaatatacagggtgtcccaaacaatgtgtcactcccaaaaactatgggtagaaaattgaaatctaagacgaaaagtcaaatgcaatttttaaaaattctcaatagttttcgagaaaaaaattaaaatatgtaaaatgtatagacgtaagagtgacaaggaagctgctcgtgaatgagcgcgacaaacgacggtgccatttctagtcattcgcctgtcgcgctcactcacgcgcagcttccttgtcactcttacgtctatacattttatatattttaatttttttctcgaaaactattgagaatttttaaaaattacatttgacttttcgtcttagatttcaattttctacccatagtttttgggagtgacacattgtttgggacaccctgtatgtagaatgttaaaataacatttcaaagtatttaaatttaacataagtAAAATGTTACGTTGACTatattttctcgttaaattacagaattttaacagaattaattgtgttaattttacaatttattttcatcaaatatttaagtttttacatatataaaatgttaaaataactattttttagttaaatttatcatatagaatatgttaattttacattttatttccatcaAATCTTTGAGttgttacatatataaaatgttaaaataactttttttttagttaaatttatcatatataatatgttaattttacataaaatttatttaaaatttttatgtatttgcacatattttatgttaaaatattaacataatatttgaattataatttaacatatcttaaatatgttaaattaaCACAAAAATTTATGTGGATCTTTATAGACGGCTAATATCTGTTATATTTAACACAAGTTTTTCAACCGTATAGGATTgagagtcctcgaaggagacggagtgcgctccaccccacgagctagtcgtgcgAACTTCGTAGATCGGAACGGGAGGATCGTGAGCGCCAGGAGTTCTTGGCCGAGACGAAAATTGCTTCACCCCGTGGTTCGTGCTCTAGGATCGGttgttcgctcgagagcgaacggatcaggacggtGCCGCTGAGTCCTGGCAtcgactttttatacataaaaagtgacggcgcaaGGTTTCCGGGGCTTAGCGGAGCTCGTGACGTCtcccgacgcgtggcgccgaggccccgggaaGCGGCGCGCTaggaaacgacgggcctcgacgttgacggcgcggttcggcggcgctcgggAGAGCTCGActaagtccgcggatggacttagccgcgataCGGCTACACGCTGCCATTCTAATCCGGCtgtttgaaattataatgtttggagcgcaccgcgccccgggtccccgccggacggtgttgtgtccAGCGGCCGGCCAATGgtgtggccggaacggtgcatcgccgggtgcaccgttacatatttaacagttttattaaaaaaaagaactttaaaTTTTTGGTAGGTTTTCGTTTGCACATTTCGAAACACAGCGAGTTCTCGTTTGCACACTTCtagaaatttgttttttttaattaaaaattttttttttaatttttccagaGGTGTGCAAACGAAAAATCGATATGTATCAAAATGTGCAAACGAAAACctattgatataaattttgaaaagttaatttttttaaagttggGGAGCTAGTGTGAAGTTAGCCCCcctaaatttgttttatttttcattattttgtaaaagatgTGCAAACAAAAAATCGGTGTGTGCTTACATGTGCAAACGATGTGCAATcgtataagataaaaaaaacatttttttaaatattgaggGGCTAACTTCACGAAGCTGAGCTTTGTCCTAGTCAAATTTACGGACAATTTAACTATACTTAATCGGGCAATTCTTAGCGATTCCGCCATTGCGGCTGATGCTCTATTT is a window of Cardiocondyla obscurior isolate alpha-2009 linkage group LG11, Cobs3.1, whole genome shotgun sequence DNA encoding:
- the LOC139106677 gene encoding uncharacterized protein → MAFECYLCTYKTLKVKDICYHLRNDHMLFDGLPELTITKILESTSELILFLFYNIITFSNFYERQTHADTVKYLFLNYVTKYGRKKIFEENIVQSIRIPHGIRLDKRYDSKTQSYKQISITSTFSYVPLLETLKVLLNNKTVQKYVTTDVNINNNAYTHFVDGDVYKNNKFLQSNKAIQLQIFFDEFEICNPLGSKTGVHKLGAFYFVINNFPYYFNSSLENIHLLALCYNLDIKEYGLNPVLHKIVNDIKILEQEGIFIESLNTAIKGTLVSLVFDNLGGNTLLGMNESFNANYYCRICTINKQDAQKACTDDNNLLRTFDSFVHLSNQLHYANSNTINFLGIKNMSPLFDLAYFKPCENLNIDVMHDFLEGICQRDLNLFFSFCNKQEIISLTDLNDKVQAFDYGLHNGPNLPSIINLNKSNTVGQRAAQTLCLIIHLPIILRHVIPKLGQNLNKWKVILLVIEMLKIVLSPNITNNMLDDLQNLTKQHHELLMKEYSVFLLPKDHIITHYVMIIKKIGPPKTYWTMRYESKHGYLKDLATKLKNFKDIAFTLSVRHQKYMMHVWNNKTFSCDSTPVLNNFKQQQLTCTNYSEIIINNLQINKTTPIYVGKSVKFRKIYAIYERWNTLKVSASCLAYVVKNTFVLFLMKIIDTPYTKSWELYESTEKDLVIVTDYFL